In Panthera tigris isolate Pti1 chromosome C1, P.tigris_Pti1_mat1.1, whole genome shotgun sequence, the following proteins share a genomic window:
- the METTL8 gene encoding mRNA N(3)-methylcytidine methyltransferase METTL8 isoform X3, with protein MQWSKEEEAAARKRVEENSAVRVLLEEQVKYENEASQYWDTFYKVHKNKFFKDRNWLLREFPEIIPVDQKTEEKTQESSWDNVKTGAANCFSRMHCPIMPEEKNLGMKRCGSSDGPSRARSHFSSLDSEEHSEGPLKTELFPGSSATFRILEVGCGAGNSVFPILNTLQNAPESFLYCCDFASGAVELVKLHSSYRAAQCCAFVHDVCDEDSPYPFPDGILDVILLVFVLSSIHPDRMQGVINRLSKLLKPGGMLLFRDYGRYDKTQLRFKRGHCLSENFYVRGDGTRAYFFTKGEVHTMFCKAGLDEKQNLVDRRLQVNRKKQVKMHRVWVQGKFQKPLHLTQKPSKLVSPLLSHG; from the exons ATGCAGTggtcaaaagaagaagaagcagcagccagAAAAAGAGTAGAGGAAAACTCAGCTGTGCGAGTCCTTCTGGAAGAACAAG ttaAGTATGAGAATGAAGCTAGTCAATATTGGGATACATTTTATAAGGTTCATAAGAATAAGTTTTTCAAGGATCGTAATTGGCTGTTGAGGGAATTTCCTGAAATTATTCCAGTTGatcaaaaaactgaagagaagacaCAAGAATCATCATGGGATAATGTGAAAACTGGTGCTGCAAATTGTTTCTCAAGAATGCACTGCCCTATTATGcctgaggaaaaaaatcttggTATGAAAAGGTGTGGTTCATCAGATGGTCCAAGCAGagcaagatctcatttttccaGCCTAGACTCTGAAGAACACAGCGAAGGACCTCTGAAGACCGAATTGTTTCCTGGTAGCAGTGCCACTTTCAGAATCCTTGAG gTTGGCTGTGGTGCCGGAAATAGTGTTTTTCCAATTTTGAACACTTTACA GAATGCTCCAGAGTCCTTTCTTTATTGTTGTGATTTTGCTTCCGGAGCTGTGGAACTAGTAAAG TTGCACTCATCCTACAGAGCAGCTCAGTGTTGTGCCTTTGTTCATGATGTTTGTGATGAAGATTCACCGTACCCTTTTCCAGATGGGATCCTGGACGTCATTCTCCTTGTCTTTGTGCTCTCTTCTATTCATCCTGACAG GATGCAAGGTGTTATAAACCGACTGTCCAAGTTACTGAAGCCTGGGGGAATGCTGCTATTTCGGGACTATGGAAGATATGATAAGACTCAGCTTCGTTTTAAAAGGG gtcaTTGCTTATCTGAAAATTTTTATGTGCGAGGAGATGGTACCAGAGCATATTTCTTTACGAAAG GGGAAGTCCACACTATGTTCTGCAAGGCTGGGTTAGATGAGAAGCAAAATCTGGTTGATCGTCGCTTACAAGTTAATAggaaaaaacaagtgaaaatgcaCCGAGTGTGGGTTCAAGGCAAATTCCAGAAACCATTACACTTGACTCAAAAACCCTCCAAATTGGTATCACCactcctttctcatggctga